The Salegentibacter mishustinae genome includes a window with the following:
- a CDS encoding MBL fold metallo-hydrolase, whose protein sequence is MEVIFLGTGTSQGIPIIGSKHPVCLSENPKDKRLRVSVLVKWEGNNILIDCGPDFRMQMLSNPIENLDAILYTHEHNDHTAGLDDIRPFFFRQGDIPVFAHKRVLDSLRKRFEYIFTSTNKYPGAPGVIEHEIVNKPFYFNDLKITPIDYKHNRLQVFGFRLKDFAYLTDLKSIEEEEVQKLDGVKVLVVTALRIEPHHSHLNLEEALEFIERVKPERAYLTHISHLLGFHDEVQEQLPENVFVAFDNLEITI, encoded by the coding sequence TTGGAAGTAATATTTTTAGGCACAGGCACCTCTCAGGGAATTCCAATAATAGGTAGCAAGCACCCAGTATGCCTTAGTGAAAATCCAAAAGACAAGCGTTTGCGGGTTTCGGTTTTGGTAAAATGGGAAGGCAATAATATCCTTATTGATTGTGGCCCCGATTTTAGGATGCAAATGCTTTCTAATCCTATAGAAAACCTGGATGCGATTTTGTACACGCACGAACACAATGATCATACCGCAGGTTTAGACGATATTAGGCCATTTTTCTTCCGGCAGGGAGATATTCCGGTTTTTGCCCATAAACGGGTACTGGATTCCTTAAGAAAGCGCTTTGAATATATTTTTACTTCAACCAACAAATATCCCGGAGCTCCAGGGGTAATTGAGCACGAAATTGTAAATAAACCTTTTTATTTTAACGATCTAAAGATCACACCAATAGATTATAAGCATAATCGCTTACAGGTTTTTGGATTTAGGCTTAAAGATTTCGCTTATCTCACCGATCTAAAATCTATTGAGGAAGAAGAAGTACAAAAGCTTGATGGTGTAAAGGTTTTGGTAGTAACCGCCTTAAGAATTGAGCCACATCATTCTCATTTAAACCTTGAAGAAGCTTTAGAGTTTATAGAACGGGTAAAGCCAGAAAGGGCCTATTTAACCCATATTAGCCATTTGCTCGGCTTTCATGATGAAGTTCAGGAACAACTACCGGAAAATGTATTCGTTGCCTTTGATAACCTAGAAATCACTATTTAA
- a CDS encoding alpha/beta hydrolase: MNTKQLSLQHLIRKPKIESEMPPMLIMLHGYGSDENDLFSFAEELPDELFVISVKAPYAMQPYGNAWYAIHWDNQDGKFSDDEQAKESREKIVDFIDEAVEAYHLDAKNVTLLGFSQGSILSYAVALSYPEKVKNIAALSGYINKGIIKPGFEKNDFSNLSFYCSHGSADQVIPVEWARKTKPVLDELKIENSYSEFPVGHGVAPQNFYELREWLKKRI, translated from the coding sequence ATGAATACCAAACAACTTTCCCTACAACATCTTATAAGAAAACCCAAAATAGAATCTGAAATGCCGCCAATGCTTATTATGCTGCACGGCTATGGAAGCGATGAAAACGATCTTTTCTCTTTTGCTGAAGAGTTACCAGATGAGTTATTCGTGATTTCAGTAAAAGCGCCTTACGCGATGCAACCTTACGGTAATGCGTGGTATGCAATCCATTGGGATAACCAGGATGGAAAATTTAGCGACGATGAGCAGGCAAAAGAATCTCGTGAAAAAATCGTTGATTTTATAGATGAAGCGGTAGAAGCTTATCATTTAGATGCTAAAAATGTTACCCTTTTAGGCTTTAGCCAGGGCAGTATTTTAAGTTATGCAGTAGCACTCTCCTACCCGGAAAAAGTGAAAAATATAGCTGCACTAAGCGGTTATATCAACAAGGGGATTATAAAACCAGGATTTGAGAAAAACGATTTTTCAAACCTATCATTTTATTGTTCACACGGTTCGGCAGACCAGGTTATTCCTGTAGAATGGGCAAGAAAAACCAAACCTGTATTAGACGAGCTTAAGATTGAAAACAGCTATTCAGAATTCCCGGTAGGCCACGGTGTGGCACCACAAAATTTTTATGAATTGCGGGAGTGGCTTAAAAAAAGAATCTAA
- a CDS encoding DUF4870 domain-containing protein: MKTVAEEGKTPAIVAYLTIIGTIIAYFMNNEHKNPFASFHIRQALGIHVTFYVLGVLVGLFDSWLISSAFYIFIAVLGIYGLVTAIQGEQKEVPILGAYFQKWFSTIQ; the protein is encoded by the coding sequence ATGAAAACAGTGGCCGAAGAAGGAAAAACCCCAGCTATAGTTGCTTATCTCACGATTATAGGTACTATTATAGCCTATTTTATGAACAATGAGCATAAAAATCCTTTTGCCTCCTTTCACATTAGGCAGGCTTTAGGAATACACGTGACTTTTTACGTGTTGGGAGTCCTGGTGGGCTTATTTGACAGCTGGCTAATTTCATCGGCCTTTTATATTTTTATCGCCGTTTTAGGCATTTACGGGCTGGTAACCGCCATACAGGGCGAACAAAAAGAAGTACCAATTCTTGGTGCATATTTTCAAAAATGGTTTAGTACAATACAATAA
- a CDS encoding sensor histidine kinase, protein MQQKYISSKEKLRRAALAEYAIFNSGEDKDYDQLTYLAAKICQVPVAKISIIGKNKIWYKSVYGVEQDEISRKNSFCEQSIWAGEEIFSINSKDHPEFFEQAKGVYQCNYQFYAGVPLLNANGHAIAVFSIFDTKIRKLDTEQKKSLLALANQCMNLFEARKHKTKLQHVQRKLKQKYKELEKFASLVSHDIKSPLANIISLTELLKDENKEKLDDQSRQYLDFLVESSYSLRNYVDGILKFYRSDHILEKDFEDVHLPTLLKKITDLYSLEENVQITYPDKGHLKKVNKAALSQVFMNLISNALKYNKKNQRKVDITFKTTDSYYCFAVSDNGNGIKKEDIDKIFKLFTTLDAQDRDGNHGSGIGLATVKKHIEQMQGSIDVISEIGEGSTFKFKIKRP, encoded by the coding sequence ATGCAGCAAAAATATATTTCTTCAAAAGAAAAATTACGCCGGGCAGCTCTTGCAGAATATGCTATTTTTAATTCTGGAGAAGACAAAGATTATGATCAGCTTACCTATTTGGCGGCGAAAATTTGCCAGGTTCCTGTTGCTAAGATAAGTATAATAGGTAAAAATAAGATCTGGTATAAATCTGTATATGGCGTAGAGCAAGACGAAATCTCAAGAAAAAACTCCTTCTGCGAACAAAGTATCTGGGCTGGAGAAGAAATTTTTAGCATTAACAGTAAAGATCATCCCGAATTCTTTGAGCAGGCTAAAGGAGTTTATCAATGCAATTATCAATTTTATGCCGGTGTGCCCTTATTAAACGCAAATGGCCACGCCATAGCGGTCTTCAGCATTTTCGATACAAAAATTAGGAAGTTAGATACAGAGCAAAAGAAGTCTTTACTGGCTTTAGCCAACCAGTGTATGAACCTTTTCGAGGCGCGTAAACACAAAACTAAACTTCAACACGTTCAGCGAAAATTAAAGCAGAAATATAAAGAGTTAGAGAAATTTGCCAGCCTGGTCTCGCACGATATCAAATCACCCTTAGCCAATATCATTTCTTTAACCGAATTGCTCAAAGACGAAAATAAAGAAAAACTGGATGACCAAAGCAGGCAGTATCTTGATTTTCTAGTAGAATCATCATATTCCCTGCGTAATTATGTCGATGGAATTTTAAAATTTTACCGCAGTGATCACATTCTGGAAAAAGATTTTGAAGACGTGCACCTCCCTACGCTACTAAAAAAAATCACCGATCTATATAGCTTAGAAGAAAATGTACAAATTACGTATCCCGATAAAGGGCATTTAAAAAAGGTAAACAAAGCTGCACTCAGTCAGGTTTTTATGAATTTGATTAGTAATGCTTTAAAATACAATAAAAAAAACCAGAGAAAAGTAGATATCACTTTTAAAACTACAGATTCCTATTACTGCTTTGCCGTAAGCGATAACGGGAATGGAATAAAAAAAGAAGATATTGATAAAATCTTTAAACTCTTTACAACTTTAGATGCACAAGATAGGGACGGAAATCATGGCAGTGGCATTGGCCTCGCAACAGTTAAGAAGCATATAGAGCAAATGCAGGGTTCTATAGATGTAATTTCTGAAATAGGTGAAGGCAGCACTTTTAAATTCAAAATTAAACGCCCTTAG
- a CDS encoding dihydroorotase: MKLLLKSATIIDKQSVYNNKKLDILIENGIIKQIAKDISTEVDKVINEENLHISRGWFDSSVSFGEPGFEERETIANGLDTAARSGFTSIALNPNTYPIIDNNGAITSVKSKAAHHPVKLFPIGALTVKGEGVDLAELYDMKQGGAVAFGDYKRAIKNPNLLKIALQYAQNFDALVQSFPQEDRIAGKGMVNEEQSSTSLGLKGIPNLAEELQIARDLYLLEYTGGKLHIPTISTKKSVALIKEAKKKGLDVSCSVAIHNLIFTDELLQDFDTNAKVLPPLRTKEDIKALIKGIKDGTIDMLTSDHTPIDTEHKKVEFDNALYGTIGLESAFGALSTIFSTEEVIEVLTKGKQRFGLEDIEIKEGNAADLTLFIPKEKYEFTEAHIFSTSKNSIFKNSSLQGKALGVITKAGDFGL, encoded by the coding sequence ATGAAACTACTTTTAAAATCGGCCACTATCATTGATAAACAATCGGTTTACAACAATAAAAAGCTGGATATTTTAATTGAAAATGGAATTATTAAACAGATTGCCAAAGACATTTCCACAGAGGTCGATAAAGTGATTAATGAAGAAAATCTTCATATTTCCAGGGGTTGGTTTGATAGTAGCGTAAGTTTTGGAGAACCCGGTTTTGAAGAGCGTGAAACCATTGCAAACGGACTAGATACTGCCGCTAGAAGTGGTTTTACCAGTATTGCCTTAAATCCCAATACCTACCCTATAATTGATAATAATGGTGCGATTACTTCGGTTAAATCTAAGGCAGCGCATCACCCGGTTAAATTATTTCCCATCGGGGCTTTAACTGTTAAAGGTGAAGGTGTAGATCTAGCCGAACTATATGATATGAAACAAGGCGGTGCCGTAGCTTTTGGAGATTATAAAAGAGCGATTAAAAATCCTAATCTACTGAAGATTGCACTTCAATATGCTCAAAATTTTGATGCGCTGGTGCAATCTTTTCCGCAGGAAGATCGCATTGCCGGGAAAGGAATGGTAAACGAAGAGCAAAGCAGTACCTCGCTGGGTTTAAAAGGAATTCCTAATCTCGCAGAGGAACTACAAATAGCAAGAGACCTTTATTTATTGGAGTACACCGGTGGAAAACTACATATTCCTACAATTTCAACTAAGAAATCGGTGGCGCTAATTAAGGAAGCCAAAAAGAAAGGTTTGGATGTTAGTTGTAGTGTAGCCATTCATAATCTAATCTTTACTGATGAACTTTTGCAAGACTTTGATACTAATGCTAAAGTTTTGCCACCGCTAAGAACCAAAGAAGATATAAAAGCCTTAATAAAGGGAATAAAAGACGGGACTATAGATATGCTAACCAGCGATCACACTCCAATTGACACCGAGCACAAAAAAGTGGAGTTTGATAATGCTTTATATGGGACTATTGGTTTAGAATCGGCATTTGGCGCTTTAAGTACTATTTTTTCTACGGAAGAAGTGATTGAAGTATTAACAAAAGGAAAGCAACGTTTTGGCCTGGAAGATATAGAAATTAAAGAAGGCAATGCAGCAGATCTAACCCTATTTATTCCGAAGGAAAAATATGAATTCACCGAAGCTCATATTTTTTCAACTTCTAAGAACAGTATTTTCAAAAACTCTTCACTTCAGGGAAAAGCTTTAGGAGTTATTACCAAAGCGGGGGATTTCGGTTTATAA
- a CDS encoding BatA domain-containing protein, translated as MEFKQPELLYALFLLIIPLAVHLFQLRRFQKEDFTNVKFLKKVIRQTRKSSRLKKWLVLTTRMLMLAFLILAFAQPYFPAEDPEAASSEKVVFLDNSYSMQAVGQNGELLAAAIQDLIKSLPENEEISLFTHNDEFRNLSAQELTAELQNLGFAENPLDFNTLKLKANQLLKASAKDKDFIFISDFQQNLNLDRSIDSPTNYHFIPLVPENTQNISIDSMFISNREANEINFQVLLNSSSAYSESISVSVYNGEDLLAKPAVSFQENESAQAGFKINAEEIEDGMIKIEDAALEYDNTLFFSFYKPNPAQVVVITANTDATFLNRILTPPEFNTEIFEIDQLDFNKLNTADLVILNELESVSAALKTNLVNLHSKAVPLVIIPSGNSDLNSYNKFLTQLNAPLYSGLKNKETLITELAFDHPLLAGVFNEKVENFDYPKVQTYYEIQNGNNVISFENNSGFLAEGNGVFLFSAPLNNENSNFRNSPLIVPVFYNVGLSALKSPDLYYETGKDIEIKIPLQTHQDEVVHLVSETEDFIPQQRSLGDNVEIKTNSLKIPSGNYFLEYRGEKQTYLSFNSPRSESELEYNIPEETENIKIHQNIGAYFNELKVASQSHELWKSFVIFALLFLIVEMLLLRFLK; from the coding sequence ATGGAATTTAAACAGCCGGAACTTCTTTATGCCCTGTTTTTACTAATCATCCCACTGGCTGTTCATTTATTTCAACTCCGCCGATTTCAAAAAGAAGATTTTACCAATGTAAAGTTTCTCAAAAAAGTTATCCGCCAAACCCGAAAAAGTTCTCGATTAAAGAAATGGCTGGTATTAACTACAAGAATGCTGATGCTTGCATTTTTGATCCTTGCTTTTGCCCAACCCTATTTTCCTGCAGAAGATCCAGAAGCTGCCTCGAGCGAAAAAGTCGTTTTTCTAGATAATTCTTATAGTATGCAAGCCGTTGGACAAAATGGCGAGCTTCTCGCAGCTGCGATTCAGGATTTGATTAAAAGCCTTCCTGAAAATGAAGAAATAAGTCTATTTACGCATAATGATGAATTTAGAAATCTTTCTGCGCAAGAATTAACTGCAGAACTTCAAAATCTTGGTTTTGCCGAAAATCCTTTAGATTTCAACACTCTAAAACTAAAAGCAAATCAGCTGTTAAAGGCTTCTGCTAAAGACAAAGACTTTATTTTTATTTCCGATTTTCAGCAAAATTTAAATTTAGATAGATCAATAGACTCTCCTACTAACTATCATTTTATTCCCCTGGTTCCCGAAAACACTCAGAATATAAGTATAGATTCCATGTTTATTAGCAATCGGGAAGCTAATGAAATTAATTTTCAGGTGCTGCTTAACAGTTCCTCTGCTTATTCAGAAAGCATAAGTGTATCAGTTTATAACGGGGAAGATCTTTTGGCAAAACCTGCGGTGAGTTTTCAGGAAAATGAAAGCGCGCAAGCCGGTTTTAAAATTAATGCAGAAGAAATTGAAGATGGAATGATAAAAATTGAAGATGCTGCGCTGGAATACGACAATACGTTATTTTTTAGCTTTTATAAACCAAACCCTGCCCAGGTGGTGGTTATAACTGCAAATACAGATGCTACTTTCTTAAATCGTATTCTTACTCCTCCCGAGTTTAATACAGAAATATTTGAAATAGATCAGCTCGATTTTAATAAACTAAACACTGCCGATCTTGTAATTCTTAACGAATTGGAATCAGTCTCAGCAGCTTTAAAAACTAATTTAGTAAACCTTCATAGTAAGGCAGTGCCGCTGGTAATAATTCCTTCAGGAAATAGTGATCTCAATTCTTACAATAAATTCCTTACTCAGCTAAATGCTCCTTTATATTCTGGATTGAAAAACAAAGAAACCTTAATTACCGAACTTGCTTTTGATCATCCTTTACTCGCTGGTGTATTCAACGAAAAAGTTGAAAATTTCGATTATCCCAAAGTGCAGACTTATTATGAAATCCAAAATGGAAATAACGTAATTTCTTTTGAGAATAATTCAGGTTTTCTAGCGGAAGGAAATGGAGTTTTTCTATTCTCGGCACCGCTGAATAATGAAAATTCTAATTTCAGAAATTCCCCACTTATAGTTCCTGTATTTTATAATGTAGGGCTTAGCGCTTTAAAAAGCCCAGACCTATATTACGAAACAGGCAAAGACATCGAAATTAAAATTCCGCTTCAAACCCACCAAGACGAAGTAGTTCATTTAGTTTCAGAAACCGAAGATTTTATTCCCCAGCAACGATCTCTTGGTGATAATGTTGAAATTAAGACGAATTCACTTAAAATTCCGTCAGGAAATTATTTTTTAGAATATAGGGGCGAGAAACAGACTTACCTGAGTTTTAATTCTCCCAGAAGCGAGAGTGAACTTGAGTATAACATCCCAGAAGAAACAGAAAACATAAAAATTCATCAAAATATAGGTGCTTATTTTAATGAACTAAAAGTAGCCAGCCAAAGCCACGAGCTTTGGAAAAGCTTTGTTATTTTTGCATTGTTATTTCTAATTGTAGAGATGCTACTCTTAAGGTTTCTTAAGTGA
- a CDS encoding DUF4290 domain-containing protein, with amino-acid sequence MTHALEYNSERSHLIIPEYGRHLQKMVEEAVEIEDDKERNQVAKSIIAVMGNMQPHLRDVPDFQHKLWDQLFIISDFKLDVESPFPKPSREMLEERPEMLGYPQNFPKYRFYGNNINRMINEVKDWEEGPLKEGLVLTIANHMKKSYLNWNRDAVEDDVIFEHLRELSGGKINLKNADEDLSDASSLVRNKKKHSSKNNHPKKSNRKGGGGRKRY; translated from the coding sequence TTGACACACGCATTAGAATATAACTCCGAAAGGAGCCACTTAATTATTCCTGAATACGGAAGACATCTTCAAAAAATGGTAGAGGAAGCCGTAGAAATTGAAGACGATAAAGAACGTAACCAGGTTGCGAAATCTATAATTGCCGTAATGGGTAATATGCAACCGCATCTACGTGATGTGCCAGATTTTCAGCATAAATTATGGGATCAGTTATTTATAATTAGTGATTTTAAACTTGATGTAGAATCACCTTTCCCTAAGCCTAGTAGAGAAATGCTGGAAGAGCGACCTGAAATGTTAGGTTATCCGCAGAATTTCCCAAAATATCGTTTCTACGGAAACAATATTAACCGTATGATCAACGAGGTTAAAGATTGGGAGGAAGGCCCTTTAAAAGAAGGTTTGGTTTTGACGATAGCCAACCATATGAAGAAATCTTACCTAAACTGGAATCGTGATGCAGTAGAAGATGATGTGATCTTTGAACATCTTCGTGAACTTAGCGGCGGTAAAATTAATTTAAAGAATGCCGACGAAGATCTTAGCGATGCTTCCAGTCTTGTTAGAAATAAGAAGAAACACAGCAGTAAAAACAATCATCCTAAAAAGTCCAACCGCAAAGGTGGAGGTGGACGTAAGCGCTACTAA
- the murA gene encoding UDP-N-acetylglucosamine 1-carboxyvinyltransferase yields MGTFQIEGGQQLSGEIQPQGAKNEALQILCAVLLTSDEVVINNIPDILDVNKLIQLLENLGVKIKKLGKGSYSFKSDDLNLDYLSSEQFKKDGSGLRGSIMIVGPLLARFGKGFIPKPGGDKIGRRRLDTHFEGFIKLGAKFRYNKEERFYGVEAPNGLKGDFMLLEEASVTGTANIVMAAVLAEGTTTIYNAACEPYLQQLCTMLNSMGAKISGVGSNLLTIEGVESLKGCEHRILPDMVEIGSWIGMAAMTKSEITIKNVRWDMLGIIPTTFRKLGITIERREDDIFIPAHTNGYEVQSFIDGSIMNISDAPWPGFTPDLLSILLVVATQARGSVLIHQKMFESRLFFVDKLIDMGAKIILCDPHRATVIGHDFQSQLKATTMTSPDIRAGISLLIAALSAKGTSTIHNIEQIDRGYENIDERLKAIGAIIERVA; encoded by the coding sequence ATGGGAACTTTCCAAATTGAAGGCGGGCAGCAACTTAGTGGAGAAATTCAGCCGCAAGGAGCCAAAAACGAAGCCCTGCAAATTCTTTGTGCCGTATTATTAACTTCAGATGAAGTTGTTATCAATAATATTCCAGACATTCTGGATGTAAATAAATTAATTCAGCTCCTGGAAAACCTTGGAGTTAAGATCAAAAAGCTTGGAAAAGGAAGTTATTCTTTTAAAAGTGATGATCTAAACCTTGATTATTTAAGCAGCGAACAATTTAAAAAAGACGGTAGCGGTTTACGAGGATCAATAATGATCGTAGGGCCACTTTTAGCAAGATTTGGTAAAGGTTTTATTCCTAAGCCGGGTGGAGATAAAATTGGTAGAAGAAGACTGGATACACATTTTGAAGGATTCATAAAACTTGGTGCTAAGTTTAGATATAATAAAGAAGAGCGATTCTACGGTGTTGAAGCACCAAATGGATTAAAGGGAGACTTTATGCTTTTAGAAGAAGCTTCAGTTACCGGAACCGCCAATATAGTAATGGCTGCCGTACTTGCCGAAGGAACTACTACTATTTATAATGCAGCCTGCGAACCTTATTTACAGCAACTTTGCACCATGCTAAATTCAATGGGCGCTAAAATTAGTGGTGTTGGTTCTAATCTTTTAACTATTGAAGGAGTAGAGTCTTTAAAAGGTTGTGAACATCGAATTCTTCCAGATATGGTAGAAATAGGTTCCTGGATTGGGATGGCTGCAATGACCAAAAGCGAAATTACAATAAAGAATGTTCGCTGGGATATGCTGGGTATTATTCCAACTACCTTTAGAAAATTAGGAATTACCATTGAGCGCAGGGAAGACGATATTTTTATTCCTGCACATACAAATGGCTACGAAGTACAAAGCTTTATAGATGGTTCTATAATGAATATTAGTGATGCGCCGTGGCCGGGATTTACACCAGATTTATTGAGTATTCTTCTGGTAGTGGCTACACAAGCTCGCGGAAGTGTACTAATTCATCAAAAAATGTTTGAAAGCCGTTTATTCTTTGTGGATAAACTGATAGATATGGGCGCAAAGATTATTTTGTGTGATCCGCACCGTGCTACAGTAATTGGCCATGACTTCCAGTCGCAGTTAAAAGCTACTACAATGACTTCACCAGATATTAGAGCAGGTATTTCTTTGCTTATTGCAGCGCTTTCAGCTAAAGGAACTTCTACGATTCATAATATTGAACAAATAGACAGAGGTTACGAAAATATAGATGAACGTCTTAAAGCCATTGGCGCCATAATAGAGCGAGTGGCTTAA